In Anaerobacillus isosaccharinicus, one genomic interval encodes:
- a CDS encoding IS1182 family transposase: MLKPRKEKQIEFEMVTIDQLVPEDHELRIIDKYIDFSFIYDKVKGYYCADNGRPPIDPVMLFKMMFIGYLYGIRSERRLEKEIQTNMAYRWFLGLGITERVPHHSTISFNRHKRFDGTSAFQDIFDEVVELAMKHRMVGGRVLFTDSTHLKANANKKKFVKKTVQSPTRTYIKELDAAIEESRREHGKKPLKAREEVSEEKEIKESTTDPESGYMYREGKPEGFFYLDHRTTDMKFNIITDVHVTPGNVHDSQPYIERLERQIERFGFKVEAAATDSGYYTAWICKKLEEMKIMGVIGYRRFHPTRGLFPKWKFKFDKETDTYACPNNQNLYYKTTSREGYQEYHSDPKQCKDCPLLSECTRSRNQKKVVTRHVWEESKELIRKNRLSDTGKMLYKKRKETVERSFADSKELHGLRYCRLRGREHVQEQALMTAAAQNIKKIANHLAKMA, encoded by the coding sequence ATGCTAAAGCCTAGAAAAGAAAAACAAATTGAGTTTGAAATGGTAACCATTGATCAGCTAGTCCCTGAAGATCATGAACTAAGAATTATTGATAAATACATAGATTTCTCTTTTATCTACGATAAAGTAAAGGGTTACTATTGTGCAGATAATGGACGACCACCAATTGATCCTGTCATGCTATTTAAGATGATGTTTATTGGTTATTTATACGGAATTCGGTCGGAACGCAGATTAGAAAAAGAAATTCAAACCAATATGGCTTACCGATGGTTCCTTGGCCTTGGAATAACAGAACGTGTTCCTCATCATTCTACGATTAGTTTTAATCGACATAAACGGTTTGATGGGACCAGTGCTTTTCAGGATATCTTTGATGAAGTAGTAGAATTGGCGATGAAACATCGAATGGTTGGTGGCCGGGTTTTATTTACTGATTCCACACATTTAAAAGCGAACGCAAATAAAAAAAAGTTTGTGAAAAAAACTGTTCAATCCCCTACTAGAACTTATATAAAAGAGCTAGATGCAGCTATTGAAGAAAGCCGTCGTGAGCATGGAAAAAAGCCTTTAAAAGCTAGGGAGGAAGTGAGTGAAGAAAAAGAAATAAAAGAAAGTACAACAGACCCTGAGAGCGGGTATATGTACCGAGAGGGGAAACCTGAGGGATTTTTTTACCTTGATCACCGTACAACCGATATGAAATTTAACATCATCACGGATGTTCATGTAACTCCAGGAAATGTCCACGATTCACAACCTTATATTGAAAGATTAGAACGTCAAATTGAGCGATTTGGTTTTAAAGTTGAAGCAGCTGCCACTGATTCTGGTTACTATACAGCATGGATTTGTAAGAAACTCGAAGAGATGAAAATTATGGGTGTCATTGGTTATCGTCGTTTTCATCCAACACGAGGGCTATTTCCTAAGTGGAAATTCAAATTTGATAAAGAAACTGATACTTACGCATGTCCAAATAACCAAAATTTATATTACAAGACTACCTCAAGAGAAGGGTATCAAGAATACCATTCCGATCCAAAGCAATGTAAGGACTGTCCGCTACTCTCGGAATGTACAAGGAGCCGAAATCAGAAAAAGGTAGTGACTAGACATGTTTGGGAAGAAAGTAAAGAACTGATTAGAAAAAACCGTCTTTCTGATACAGGAAAGATGCTTTATAAAAAAAGAAAAGAAACAGTTGAGCGAAGCTTTGCGGATTCAAAAGAACTCCACGGGCTTCGCTACTGCCGGTTACGAGGCAGAGAACATGTTCAAGAGCAAGCGCTAATGACAGCAGCTGCTCAGAACATCAAAAAGATCGCAAACCACCTAGCCAAGATGGCATAG